Proteins encoded together in one Ictidomys tridecemlineatus isolate mIctTri1 chromosome 3, mIctTri1.hap1, whole genome shotgun sequence window:
- the Znhit3 gene encoding zinc finger HIT domain-containing protein 3 isoform X1 — protein MASFKCSTVVCVICSEKPKYRCPACCVPYCSVTCFQKHKGIEPRGTLPTSHSFLYFILRWGSYCIAEAGLKLVILLPQPPESLGLQCNPETRPIKNKRSAAPVKTTQPKENKDDDSSIADFLDSDEEEDRVSLQNLKNLGESATLKNLLLNPHLRQLMINLDQGDNKAKLMRAYMQEPLFVEFADCCLRIVEPPQNEDS, from the exons ATGGCGTCGTTCAAATGCAGCACCGTGGTGTGCGTGATCTGCTCCGAGAAACCTAAGTATCGCTGCCCCGCCTGCTGCGTGCCCTA CTGCTCGGTGACCTGCTTCCAGAAGCACAAAG ggattgaacctaggggcactctacctaCATCccactcatttttatattttattttgagatgggggtcttactgcattgctgaagctggcctgaaacttgtgatcctcctgcctcaacctcctgaatcactgggattacag TGCAACCCTGAAACTCGTCCCATTAAGAATAAAAGATCAGCTGCTCCTGTGAAAACTACACAGCCTAAGGAAAACAAAG ATGATGACTCCTCTATAGCCGATTTTCTTGATAGTGATGAGGAAGAAGACagagtttctttacaaaatttgAAGAATTTAG gagaatCTGCAACATTAAAAAACTTATTGCTCAATCCACACCTTAGACAGTTGATGATCAACCTCGATCAGGGTGACAACAAAGCAAAGCTCATGAGAGCCTATATGCAGGAGCCCTTGTTTGTGGAGTTTGCGGACTGCTGTTTAAGGATCGTGGAACCACCACAGAATGAGGATTCTTAA
- the Znhit3 gene encoding zinc finger HIT domain-containing protein 3 isoform X3, with amino-acid sequence MASFKCSTVVCVICSEKPKYRCPACCVPYCSVTCFQKHKDDDSSIADFLDSDEEEDRVSLQNLKNLGESATLKNLLLNPHLRQLMINLDQGDNKAKLMRAYMQEPLFVEFADCCLRIVEPPQNEDS; translated from the exons ATGGCGTCGTTCAAATGCAGCACCGTGGTGTGCGTGATCTGCTCCGAGAAACCTAAGTATCGCTGCCCCGCCTGCTGCGTGCCCTA CTGCTCGGTGACCTGCTTCCAGAAGCACAAAG ATGATGACTCCTCTATAGCCGATTTTCTTGATAGTGATGAGGAAGAAGACagagtttctttacaaaatttgAAGAATTTAG gagaatCTGCAACATTAAAAAACTTATTGCTCAATCCACACCTTAGACAGTTGATGATCAACCTCGATCAGGGTGACAACAAAGCAAAGCTCATGAGAGCCTATATGCAGGAGCCCTTGTTTGTGGAGTTTGCGGACTGCTGTTTAAGGATCGTGGAACCACCACAGAATGAGGATTCTTAA
- the Znhit3 gene encoding zinc finger HIT domain-containing protein 3 isoform X2, with protein MASFKCSTVVCVICSEKPKYRCPACCVPYCSVTCFQKHKEQCNPETRPIKNKRSAAPVKTTQPKENKDDDSSIADFLDSDEEEDRVSLQNLKNLGESATLKNLLLNPHLRQLMINLDQGDNKAKLMRAYMQEPLFVEFADCCLRIVEPPQNEDS; from the exons ATGGCGTCGTTCAAATGCAGCACCGTGGTGTGCGTGATCTGCTCCGAGAAACCTAAGTATCGCTGCCCCGCCTGCTGCGTGCCCTA CTGCTCGGTGACCTGCTTCCAGAAGCACAAAG AGCAGTGCAACCCTGAAACTCGTCCCATTAAGAATAAAAGATCAGCTGCTCCTGTGAAAACTACACAGCCTAAGGAAAACAAAG ATGATGACTCCTCTATAGCCGATTTTCTTGATAGTGATGAGGAAGAAGACagagtttctttacaaaatttgAAGAATTTAG gagaatCTGCAACATTAAAAAACTTATTGCTCAATCCACACCTTAGACAGTTGATGATCAACCTCGATCAGGGTGACAACAAAGCAAAGCTCATGAGAGCCTATATGCAGGAGCCCTTGTTTGTGGAGTTTGCGGACTGCTGTTTAAGGATCGTGGAACCACCACAGAATGAGGATTCTTAA